Proteins from a genomic interval of Rattus norvegicus strain BN/NHsdMcwi chromosome 2, GRCr8, whole genome shotgun sequence:
- the Scamp3 gene encoding secretory carrier-associated membrane protein 3 gives MAQNRDGGNPFPDSGELDNPFQDPAVIQHRPSQQYATLDVYNPFENREQPPPAYEPPAPAPAPLPPPSAPSVQSSRKLSPAEPKNYGSYSTQATAAAATAELLKKQEELNRKAEELDRRERELQHVALGGAGTRQNNWPPLPSFCPVQPCFFQDISMEIPQEFQKTVSTMYYLWMCSTLALLLNFFACLARFCVDTGSGSGFGLSMLWLLLFTPCSFVCWYRPMYKAFRSDSSFNFFVFFFIFFVQDVFFVLQAIGIPGWGFSGWVSALVVVGSNPAVAVLMLLVALLFTGIAVLGIVMLKRIHSLYRQTGASFQKAQQEFAAGVFSNPAVRTAAANAAAGAAENAFRAP, from the exons ATGGCTCAGAACAGAGACGGCGGGAATCCATTCCCTGACTCCGGCGAGCTTGACAATCCCTTTCAG GACCCAGCTGTGATCCAGCACCGACCCAGCCAGCAGTATGCCACGCTTGACGTCTACAACCCCTTTGAGAACCGAGAG CAGCCCCCACCAGCCTATGagcctcctgccccagccccagcccctctgccgccaccctcagctccttctgtacAGTCCTCAAGAAAGCTCAGCCCCGCAGAGCCCAAGAACTACGGCTCCTACAGCACTCAG GCTACAGCTGCAGCAGCCACCGCTGAGCTGctgaagaagcaggaggagctcAACCGGAAGGCAGAGGAGTTGGACCGCAGGGAGCGAGAGCTGCAGCATGTTGCCCTGGGTGGTGCAGGCA CTCGACAGAACAACTGGCCTCCCCTGCCGTCTTTTTGCCCTGTGCAGCCTTGCTTTTTCCAAGACATCTCTATGGAGATCCCCCAAGAATTTCAGAAGACAGTGTCTACCATGTACTACCTCTGGATGT GCAGCACTCTGGCTCTTCTCCTGAACTTCTTCGCCTGCCTGGCCAGGTTCTGTGTGGACACCGGCAGTGGGTCAGGCTTTGGGCTGTCTATGCTCTGGCTGCTCCTTTTTACTCCCTGCTCCTTTGTCTGCTGGTACCGCCCGATGTATAAGGCTTTCCG GAGTGATAGTTCATTCAATTTCTTcgtttttttcttcattttcttcgtCCAGGATGTGTTCTTTGTCCTCCAGGCCATTGGTATCCCAGGTTGGGGCTTCAG TGGCTGGGTGTCCGCTCTCGTGGTGGTGGGGTCCAACCCAGCCGTGGCGGTGCTCATGCTGCTCGTCGCCCTGCTCTTCACTGGCATTGCCGTGCTGGGAATTGTGATGCTGAAGCGG ATCCACTCCTTATACCGCCAAACAGGTGCCAGCTTTCAGAAGGCCCAGCAAGAATTTGCTGCTGGTGTCTTCTCCAACCCTGCAGTTCGAACTGCCGCCGCCAATGCAGCTGCAGGGGCTGCTGAAAATGCCTTCAGGGCCCCATGA
- the Scamp3 gene encoding secretory carrier-associated membrane protein 3 isoform X1: MAQNRDGGNPFPDSGELDNPFQDPAVIQHRPSQQYATLDVYNPFENREPPPAYEPPAPAPAPLPPPSAPSVQSSRKLSPAEPKNYGSYSTQATAAAATAELLKKQEELNRKAEELDRRERELQHVALGGAGTRQNNWPPLPSFCPVQPCFFQDISMEIPQEFQKTVSTMYYLWMCSTLALLLNFFACLARFCVDTGSGSGFGLSMLWLLLFTPCSFVCWYRPMYKAFRSDSSFNFFVFFFIFFVQDVFFVLQAIGIPGWGFSGWVSALVVVGSNPAVAVLMLLVALLFTGIAVLGIVMLKRIHSLYRQTGASFQKAQQEFAAGVFSNPAVRTAAANAAAGAAENAFRAP; the protein is encoded by the exons ATGGCTCAGAACAGAGACGGCGGGAATCCATTCCCTGACTCCGGCGAGCTTGACAATCCCTTTCAG GACCCAGCTGTGATCCAGCACCGACCCAGCCAGCAGTATGCCACGCTTGACGTCTACAACCCCTTTGAGAACCGAGAG CCCCCACCAGCCTATGagcctcctgccccagccccagcccctctgccgccaccctcagctccttctgtacAGTCCTCAAGAAAGCTCAGCCCCGCAGAGCCCAAGAACTACGGCTCCTACAGCACTCAG GCTACAGCTGCAGCAGCCACCGCTGAGCTGctgaagaagcaggaggagctcAACCGGAAGGCAGAGGAGTTGGACCGCAGGGAGCGAGAGCTGCAGCATGTTGCCCTGGGTGGTGCAGGCA CTCGACAGAACAACTGGCCTCCCCTGCCGTCTTTTTGCCCTGTGCAGCCTTGCTTTTTCCAAGACATCTCTATGGAGATCCCCCAAGAATTTCAGAAGACAGTGTCTACCATGTACTACCTCTGGATGT GCAGCACTCTGGCTCTTCTCCTGAACTTCTTCGCCTGCCTGGCCAGGTTCTGTGTGGACACCGGCAGTGGGTCAGGCTTTGGGCTGTCTATGCTCTGGCTGCTCCTTTTTACTCCCTGCTCCTTTGTCTGCTGGTACCGCCCGATGTATAAGGCTTTCCG GAGTGATAGTTCATTCAATTTCTTcgtttttttcttcattttcttcgtCCAGGATGTGTTCTTTGTCCTCCAGGCCATTGGTATCCCAGGTTGGGGCTTCAG TGGCTGGGTGTCCGCTCTCGTGGTGGTGGGGTCCAACCCAGCCGTGGCGGTGCTCATGCTGCTCGTCGCCCTGCTCTTCACTGGCATTGCCGTGCTGGGAATTGTGATGCTGAAGCGG ATCCACTCCTTATACCGCCAAACAGGTGCCAGCTTTCAGAAGGCCCAGCAAGAATTTGCTGCTGGTGTCTTCTCCAACCCTGCAGTTCGAACTGCCGCCGCCAATGCAGCTGCAGGGGCTGCTGAAAATGCCTTCAGGGCCCCATGA
- the Scamp3 gene encoding secretory carrier-associated membrane protein 3 isoform X2 yields MSKACLQQPPPAYEPPAPAPAPLPPPSAPSVQSSRKLSPAEPKNYGSYSTQATAAAATAELLKKQEELNRKAEELDRRERELQHVALGGAGTRQNNWPPLPSFCPVQPCFFQDISMEIPQEFQKTVSTMYYLWMCSTLALLLNFFACLARFCVDTGSGSGFGLSMLWLLLFTPCSFVCWYRPMYKAFRSDSSFNFFVFFFIFFVQDVFFVLQAIGIPGWGFSGWVSALVVVGSNPAVAVLMLLVALLFTGIAVLGIVMLKRIHSLYRQTGASFQKAQQEFAAGVFSNPAVRTAAANAAAGAAENAFRAP; encoded by the exons ATGTCTAAGGCTTGTCTCCAGCAGCCCCCACCAGCCTATGagcctcctgccccagccccagcccctctgccgccaccctcagctccttctgtacAGTCCTCAAGAAAGCTCAGCCCCGCAGAGCCCAAGAACTACGGCTCCTACAGCACTCAG GCTACAGCTGCAGCAGCCACCGCTGAGCTGctgaagaagcaggaggagctcAACCGGAAGGCAGAGGAGTTGGACCGCAGGGAGCGAGAGCTGCAGCATGTTGCCCTGGGTGGTGCAGGCA CTCGACAGAACAACTGGCCTCCCCTGCCGTCTTTTTGCCCTGTGCAGCCTTGCTTTTTCCAAGACATCTCTATGGAGATCCCCCAAGAATTTCAGAAGACAGTGTCTACCATGTACTACCTCTGGATGT GCAGCACTCTGGCTCTTCTCCTGAACTTCTTCGCCTGCCTGGCCAGGTTCTGTGTGGACACCGGCAGTGGGTCAGGCTTTGGGCTGTCTATGCTCTGGCTGCTCCTTTTTACTCCCTGCTCCTTTGTCTGCTGGTACCGCCCGATGTATAAGGCTTTCCG GAGTGATAGTTCATTCAATTTCTTcgtttttttcttcattttcttcgtCCAGGATGTGTTCTTTGTCCTCCAGGCCATTGGTATCCCAGGTTGGGGCTTCAG TGGCTGGGTGTCCGCTCTCGTGGTGGTGGGGTCCAACCCAGCCGTGGCGGTGCTCATGCTGCTCGTCGCCCTGCTCTTCACTGGCATTGCCGTGCTGGGAATTGTGATGCTGAAGCGG ATCCACTCCTTATACCGCCAAACAGGTGCCAGCTTTCAGAAGGCCCAGCAAGAATTTGCTGCTGGTGTCTTCTCCAACCCTGCAGTTCGAACTGCCGCCGCCAATGCAGCTGCAGGGGCTGCTGAAAATGCCTTCAGGGCCCCATGA